A single window of Macaca mulatta isolate MMU2019108-1 chromosome 9, T2T-MMU8v2.0, whole genome shotgun sequence DNA harbors:
- the ZSWIM8 gene encoding zinc finger SWIM domain-containing protein 8 isoform X2, whose product MELMFAEWEDGERFSFEDSDRFEEDSLCSFISEAESLCQNWRGWRKQSAGPNSPTGGGGGGGSGGTRMRDGLVIPLVELSAKQVAFHIPFEVVEKVYPPVPEQLQLRIAFWSFPENEEDIRLYSCLANGSADEFQRGDQLFRMRAVKDPLQIGFHLSATVVPPQMVPPKGAYNVAVMFDRCRVTSCSCTCGAGAKWCTHVVALCLFRIHNASAVCLRAPVSESLSRLQRDQLQKFAQYLISELPQQILPTAQRLLDELLSSQSTAINTVCGAPDPTAGPSASDQSTWYLDESTLTDNIKKTLHKFCGPSPVVFSDVNSMYLSSTEPPAAAEWACLLRPLRGREPEGVWNLLSIVREMFKRRDSNAAPLLEILTDQCLTYEQITGWWYSVRTSASHSSASGHTGRSNGQSEVAAHACASMCDEMVTLWRLAVLDPALSPQRRRELCTQLRQWQLKVIENVKRGQHKKTLERLFPGFRPAVEACYFNWEEAYPLPGVTYSGTDRKLALCWARALPSRPGASRSGGLEESRDRPRPLPAEPAVRPKEPGTKRKGLGEGVPSSQRGPRRLSAEGGDKALHKMGPGGGKAKALGGAGSGSKGSAGGGSKRRLSSEDSSLEPDLAEMSLDDSSLALGAEASTFGGFPESPPPCPLHGGSRGPSAFLPEPPDTYEEDGGVYFSEGPEPPTASAGPPGLLPGDVCTRDDVPSTDESGSGLPKTKEAAPAVGEEDDDYQAYYLNAQDGAGGEEEKAEGGAGEEHDLFAGLKPLEQESRMEVLFACAEALHAHGYSNEASRLTVELAQDLLANPPDLKVEPPPAKGKKNKVSTSRQTWVATNTLSKAAFLLTVLSERPEHHNLAFRVGMFALELQRPPASTKALEVKLAYQESEVAALLKKIPLGPSEMSTMRCRAEELREGTLCDYRPVLPLMLASFIFDVLCAPGSRPPSRNWNSETPGDEELGFEAAVAALGMKTTVSEAEHPLLCEGTRREKGDLALALMITYKDDQAKLKKILDKLLDRESQTHKPQTLSSFYSSSRPTTASQRSPSKHGGPSAPGALQPLTSGSAGPAQPGSVAGAGPGPTEGFTEKNVPESSPHSPCEGLPSEAALTPRPEGKVPSRLALGSRGGYNGRGWGSPGRPKKKHTGMASIDSSAPETTSDSSPTLSRRPLRGGWAPTSWGRGQDSDSISSSSSDSLGSSSSSGSRRASASGGARAKTVEVGRYKGRRPESHAPHVPNQPSEAAAHFYFELAKTVLIKAGGNSSTSIFTHPSSSGGHQGPHRNLHLCAFEIGLYALGLHNFVSPNWLSRTYSSHVSWITGQAMEIGSAALTILVECWDGHLTPPEVASLADRASRARDSNMVRAAAELALSCLPHAHALNPNEIQRALVQCKEQDNLMLEKACMAVEEAAKGGGVYPEVLFEVAHQWFWLYEQTAGGSSTAREGATSCSASGIRAAGEAGRGMPEGRGGPGTEPVTVAAAAVTAAATVVPVISVGSSLYPGPGLGHGHSPGLHPYTALQPHLPCSPQYLTHPAHPAHPMPHMPRPAVFPVPSSAYPQGVHPAFLGAQYPYSVTPPSLAATAVSFPVPSMAPITVHPYHTEPGLPLPTSVACELWGQGTVSSVHPASTFPAIQGASLPALTTQPSPLVSGGFPPPEEETHSQPVSPHSLHHLHAAYRVGMLALEMLGRRAHNDHPNNFSRSPPYTDDVKWLLGLAAKLGDRHGDAAAAESRSCPQPPACPGLPPTGAALPAGIHAVHPPPLDSPDSCGLRRLCECDPERPQRLLPDAHGHDAVQRHPTEPQAQQTDQGAVAAGLTRDGHLLPLSLSPVGSYTGTQACGYGGPSHRGSEAWLDRSSSLSSLVAQTDSCSWAVAWGQDVSDPRSLGLGETALSGRGRWVASGIYLAFINI is encoded by the exons ATGGAGCTGATGTTTGCGGAGTGGGAGGACGGAGAGCGCTTCTCATTCGAGGATTCGGACCGTTTTGAGGAGGATTCGCTCTGTTCCTTCATCTCCGAGGCCGAGAGCCTCTGCCAGAACTGGCGGGGATGGCGCAAACAGTCAGCGGGGCCCAATTCCCCCACTGGCGGCGGTGGCGGAGGTGGCAGTGGCGGTACCAGAATGCGAG ATGGACTGGTGATTCCATTGGTGGAGCTGTCAGCAAAGCAGGTGGCATTTCACATCCCATTTGAAGTGGTGGAGAAAGTTTACCCACCGGTGCCTGAGCAGCTACAGCTCCGAATTGCTTTTTGGAGCTTCCCTGAGAATGAAGAGGACATTCG GCTGTATTCATGCCTGGCCAATGGCAGTGCAGATGAGTTTCAGCGAGGGGATCAGCTCTTCCGCATGAGGGCTGTGAAGGACCCACTGCAGATAG GGTTCCACCTGAGTGCTACAGTGGTGCCACCTCAGATGGTCCCTCCCAAAGGGGCCTACAACGTGGCTGTGATGTTTGACCGCTGCCGGGTCACTTCCTGCAGCTGTACCTGTGGGGCTGGGGCCAAATGGTGCACCCACGTCGTGGCACTCTGTCTCTTCCGCATCCACAAC GCTTCTGCAGTCTGCCTGCGAGCCCCAGTCTCAGAGTCCCTGTCCCGGCTACAGAGGGACCAGCTGCAGAAGTTTGCTCAGTACCTCATCAGTGAGCTCCCTCAGCAG ATCCTCCCCACAGCTCAGCGTCTCCTGGACGAACTCCTGTCTTCCCAGTCAACAGCCATCAATACAGTGTGTGGAGCTCCGG ACCCCACAGCAGGGCCCTCAGCATCGGACCAGAGTACTTGGTATCTAGATGAATCGACACTCACTGACAACATCAAGAAGACACTGCACAAGTTCTGTGGCCCCTCCCCTGTGGTCTTCAG TGATGTGAACTCCATGTATCTGTCTTCCACGGAGCCGCCAGCCGCTGCTGAATGGGCATGTCTGCTGCGCCCTCTGAGAGGCCGTGAGCCGGAGGGCGTCTGGAACCTGCTAAGCATCGTGCGGGAGATGTTCAAGCGGAGGGACAGCAATGCTGCCCCCTTGTTGGAAATCCTCACTGACCAGTGCCTCACCTATGAGCAG ATAACAGGTTGGTGGTATAGCGTACGTACCTCAGCCTCACACAGCAGTGCCAGTGGGCACACGGGCCGTAGCAACGGGCAGTCAGAGGTGGCAGCCCATGCCTGTGCCAGCATGTGTGACGAGATGGTCACACTGTGGAGGCTGGCCGTGCTGGACCCTGCACTCAGCCCCCAGCG GCGCCGGGAACTGTGTACGCAGCTGCGGCAGTGGCAACTGAAGGTGATTGAGAACGTCAAGCGGGGCCAACACAAGAAGACGCTGGAGCGGCTCTTCCCTGGCTTCCGGCCAGCGGTGGAGGCCTGCTACTTCAACTGGGAAGAGGCCTACCCACTTCCCGGTGTCACCTACAGCGGCACTGACAGGAAGctggcactgtgctgggcccGGGCCCTGCCCTCTCGGCCAGGTGCCTCCCGCTCTGGGGGCCTGGAGGAATCCCGGGACCGGCCCCGACCCCTTCCTGCTGAACCAGCTGTGCGGCCCAAGGAGCCTGGGACCAAGCGAAAGGGCTTGGGTGAGGGGGTCCCCTCATCACAGCGGGGTCCCCGCCGCCTCTCAGCTGAAGGGGGAGATAAAGCTCTGCATAAGATGGGTCCAGGTGGGGGCAAAGCCAAGGCACTGGGTGGGGCTGGCAGTGGGAGCAAGGGCTCAGCAGGTGGCGGGAGCAAGCGACGGCTGAGCAGTGAAGACAGCTCCCTGGAGCCTGACCTGGCCGAGAtgagcctggatgacagcagCCTGGCCCTGGGCGCAGAGGCCAGCACCTTCGGGGGATTCCCTGAGAGCCCTCCACCCTGTCCTCTCCACGGTGGCTCCCGAGGCCCTTCCGCTTTCCTTCCTGAGCCCCCAGATACTTATGAAGAAGATGGTGGTGTGTACTTCTCAGAAGGGCCTGAGCCTCCCACAGCCTCTGCCGGTCCCCCTGGCCTACTGCCTGGGGATGTCTGTACCCGGGACGACGTCCCTTCTACAGATGAGAGTGGCAGTGGGCTTCCCAAAACCAAAGAGGCAGCCCCTGCAGTTGGAGAGGAGGATGACGACTACCAGGCGTACTATCTGAATGCCCAGGATGGGGCTGGGGGCGAGGAAGAGAAGGCCGAGGGCGGGGCTGGGGAGGAGCACGATCTGTTTGCTGGGCTGAAGCCGCTGGAACAGGAGAGCCGCATGGAG GTACTGTTTGCCTGTGCTGAGGCCCTGCATGCACATGGCTACAGCAATGAGGCCTCCCGTCTCACCGTGGAGCTTGCCCAGGATCTGCTAGCCAACCCACCCGACCTCAAGGTAGAGCCGCCCCCTGCCAAG gGCAAGAAGAACAAGGTATCCACGAGCCGTCAGACCTGGGTGGCTACCAACACCCTGAGCAAGGCAGCTTTCCTGTTGACAGTGCTAAGTGAGCGTCCAGAGCACCACAACCTGGCCTTCCGAGTTGGCATGTTTGCCTTGGAGCTGCAGAGGCCTCCAGCTTCTACCAAGGCCTTGGAG GTGAAGCTGGCAtaccaggagtctgaggtggctGCCTTGCTCAAGAAGATCCCTCTGGGTCCGAGCGAGATGAGTACCATGCGGTGCCGGGCAGAGGAGCTTCGGGAGGGGACGCTCTGTGACTATCGGCCTGTGTTGCCTCTCATGTTGGCCAGTTTCATCTTTGACGTTCTCTGTGCTCCAG GTTCCCGGCCCCCAAGTCGCAACTGGAACAGTGAGACACCTGGGGatgaggagctgggatttgaagcaGCAGTTGCTGCCTTGG GCATGAAGACAACAGTAAGCGAGGCAGAACATCCCCTCTTATGTGAAGGTACACGTCGGGAGAAGGGTGACCTGGCATTAGCACTAATGATCACTTACAAGGACGACCAGGCCAAGCTTAAGAAG ATCTTAGACAAACTCTTGGACCGAGAGAGCCAGACACATAAGCCACAGACGCTGAGTTCTTTCTACTCATCTAGCCGCCCAACCACAGCCAGCCAGAGGTCTCCTTCAAAGCACGGGGGCCCATCTGCCCCAGGGGCCCTGCAACCACTGACCTCAGGCTCTGCAGGGCCTGCTCAACCAGGGAGTGTGGCAGGGGCTGGGCCAGGCCCCACTGAGGGCTTCACAGAGAAGAATGTGCCTG AGAGTTCCCCACATTCCCCCTGTGAGGGTCTTCCATCTGAGGCAGCTTTGACCCCCAGGCCAGAAGGGAAGGTTCCTAGCCGGTTGGCACTTGGCAGTCGTGGAGGCTATAATGGACGGGGATGGGGGTCTCCAGGACGGCCTAAGAAGAAGCACACAG GCATGGCCAGCATTGACAGCAGTGCCCCTGAAACAACATCGGATAGCTCCCCGACCTTAAGCCGGAGACCACTTCGAGGGGGCTGGgcccccacctcctggggtcgAGGTCAGGACAGTGACAGCATTAGCAGCTCTTCTTCGGACTCCCTGGGCTCCTCATCCTCCAGTGGAAGTCGCCGGGCCAGTGCCAGTGGAGGAGCCCGGGCAAAGACTGTTGAAGTTGGCAG GTACAAGGGCCGCCGCCCCGAGAGTCATGCCCCCCATGTACCCAATCAGCCATCAGAGGCAGCTGCACACTTCTACTTCGAGCTGGCGAAGACAGTGCTGATCAAGGCAGGGGGCAACAGCAGCACTTCCATTTTCACACATCCATCTTCCTCAGGGGGCCACCAGGGTCCTCACCGCAACCTGCACCTTTGCGCCTTCGAGATTGGGCTTTATGCCCTTGGCCTGCACAACTTTGTTTCTCCCAACTGGCTCTCACGTACTTATTCTTCTCACGTTTCCTGGATTACAG GCCAGGCCATGGAGATAGGCAGCGCAGCCCTGACTATACTGGTAGAATGCTGGGATGGGCACCTGACACCCCCTGAGGTTGCATCCCTGGCTGACAGGGCATCACGGGCAAGAGACTCCAATATGGTGAGGGCAGCAGCAGAGCTGGCCCTGAGCTGCCTGCCTCATGCCCATGCATTGAACCCTAATGAGATCCAGCGGGCCCTGGTGCAGTGCAAGGAACAG GACAACCTGATGTTGGAGAAGGCCTGCATGGCAGTGGAAGAGGCAGCTAAGGGTGGGGGAGTGTACCCTGAAGTGTTGTTTGAGGTTGCTCACCAGTGGTTCTGGCTATATGAGCAAACTGCAGGTGGCTCATCCACAGCCCGTGAAGGGGCTACAAGCTGTAGTGCCAGTGGGATCAGGGCAGCTGGGGAGGCTGGGCGGGGTATGCCTGAGGGTAGAGGGGGCCCAGGGACTGAGCCGGTTACAGTGGCGGCGGCAGCAGTGACAGCAGCAGCCACAGTGGTGCCCGTCATCTCGGTGGGGTCTAGTTTGTACCCGGGTCCAGGACTGGGGCATGGCCACTCCCCTGGCCTGCACCCCTACACTGCTCTACAGCCCCACTTGCCCTGTAGCCCTCAGTACCTCACTCACCCAGCTCACCCTGCCCACCCCATGCCTCACATGCCCCGGCCTGCCGTCTTCCCTGTGCCCAGCTCTGCATACCCACAG GGTGTGCATCCTGCATTCCTGGGGGCTCAGTACCCTTATTCAGTGACTCCTCCCTCACTTGCTGCCACTGCTGTGTCTTTCCCCGTCCCTTCCATGGCACCCATCACAGTACATCCCTACCACACAGAGCCAGGGCTTCCACTGCCCACCAGTGTGGCCTGTGAGTTGTGGGGCCAGGGAACAG TGAGCAGTGTCCATCCAGCATCCACATTTCCAGCCATCCAGGGTGCCTCACTGCCTGCCCTGACCACACAGCCCAGCCCTCTGGTGAGCGGAGGTTTTCCACCACCCGAGGAGGAGACGCACAGTCAGCCAGTCAGTCCCCACAGCCTGCACCACCTGCATGCTGCCTACCGTGTCG GAATGCTGGCACTGGAGATGCTGGGTCGCCGGGCACACAACGATCACCCCAACAACTTCTCCCGCTCCCCCCCCTACACTGATGATGTCAAATGGTTGCTGGGGCTGGCAGCAAAGCTGG GAGATCGTCATGGAGACGCTGCAGCGGCTGAGTCCCGCTCATGCCCACAACCACCTGCGTGCCCCGGCCTTCCACCAACTGGTGCAGCGCTGCCAGCAGGCATACATGCAG TACATCCACCACCGCTTGATTCACCTGACTCCTGCGGACTACGACGACTTTGTGAATGCGATCCGGAGCGCCCGCAGCGCCTTCTGCCTGACGCCCATGGGCATGATGCAGTTCAACGACATCCTACAGAACCTCAAGCGCAGCAAACAGACCAAGGAGCTGTGGCAGCGGGTCTCACTCgagatggccaccttctccccCTGAGTCTTTCACCCGTAGGGTCCTATACAGGGACCCAGGCCTGTGGCTATGGGGGCCCCTCACACAGGGGGAGTGAAGCTTGGCTGGACAGATCATCCTCACTCAGTTCCCTGGTAGCCCAGACTGACAGCTGCTCTTGGGCTGTAGCCTGGGGCCAAGATGTCTCAGACCCTAGAAGCCTAGGGCTGGGGGAGACAGCCCTGTCTGGGAGGGGGCGTTGGGTGGCCTCTGGTATTTATTtggcatttataaatatataa
- the ZSWIM8 gene encoding zinc finger SWIM domain-containing protein 8 isoform X14 encodes MELMFAEWEDGERFSFEDSDRFEEDSLCSFISEAESLCQNWRGWRKQSAGPNSPTGGGGGGGSGGTRMRDGLVIPLVELSAKQVAFHIPFEVVEKVYPPVPEQLQLRIAFWSFPENEEDIRLYSCLANGSADEFQRGDQLFRMRAVKDPLQIGFHLSATVVPPQMVPPKGAYNVAVMFDRCRVTSCSCTCGAGAKWCTHVVALCLFRIHNASAVCLRAPVSESLSRLQRDQLQKFAQYLISELPQQILPTAQRLLDELLSSQSTAINTVCGAPDPTAGPSASDQSTWYLDESTLTDNIKKTLHKFCGPSPVVFSDVNSMYLSSTEPPAAAEWACLLRPLRGREPEGVWNLLSIVREMFKRRDSNAAPLLEILTDQCLTYEQITGWWYSVRTSASHSSASGHTGRSNGQSEVAAHACASMCDEMVTLWRLAVLDPALSPQRRRELCTQLRQWQLKVIENVKRGQHKKTLERLFPGFRPAVEACYFNWEEAYPLPGVTYSGTDRKLALCWARALPSRPGASRSGGLEESRDRPRPLPAEPAVRPKEPGTKRKGLGEGVPSSQRGPRRLSAEGGDKALHKMGPGGGKAKALGGAGSGSKGSAGGGSKRRLSSEDSSLEPDLAEMSLDDSSLALGAEASTFGGFPESPPPCPLHGGSRGPSAFLPEPPDTYEEDGGVYFSEGPEPPTASAGPPGLLPGDVCTRDDVPSTDESGSGLPKTKEAAPAVGEEDDDYQAYYLNAQDGAGGEEEKAEGGAGEEHDLFAGLKPLEQESRMEVLFACAEALHAHGYSNEASRLTVELAQDLLANPPDLKGKKNKVSTSRQTWVATNTLSKAAFLLTVLSERPEHHNLAFRVGMFALELQRPPASTKALEVKLAYQESEVAALLKKIPLGPSEMSTMRCRAEELREGTLCDYRPVLPLMLASFIFDVLCAPVVSPTGSRPPSRNWNSETPGDEELGFEAAVAALGMKTTVSEAEHPLLCEGTRREKGDLALALMITYKDDQAKLKKILDKLLDRESQTHKPQTLSSFYSSSRPTTASQRSPSKHGGPSAPGALQPLTSGSAGPAQPGSVAGAGPGPTEGFTEKNVPESSPHSPCEGLPSEAALTPRPEGKVPSRLALGSRGGYNGRGWGSPGRPKKKHTGMASIDSSAPETTSDSSPTLSRRPLRGGWAPTSWGRGQDSDSISSSSSDSLGSSSSSGSRRASASGGARAKTVEVGRYKGRRPESHAPHVPNQPSEAAAHFYFELAKTVLIKAGGNSSTSIFTHPSSSGGHQGPHRNLHLCAFEIGLYALGLHNFVSPNWLSRTYSSHVSWITGQAMEIGSAALTILVECWDGHLTPPEVASLADRASRARDSNMVRAAAELALSCLPHAHALNPNEIQRALVQCKEQDNLMLEKACMAVEEAAKGGGVYPEVLFEVAHQWFWLYEQTAGGSSTAREGATSCSASGIRAAGEAGRGMPEGRGGPGTEPVTVAAAAVTAAATVVPVISVGSSLYPGPGLGHGHSPGLHPYTALQPHLPCSPQYLTHPAHPAHPMPHMPRPAVFPVPSSAYPQGVHPAFLGAQYPYSVTPPSLAATAVSFPVPSMAPITVHPYHTEPGLPLPTSVALSSVHPASTFPAIQGASLPALTTQPSPLVSGGFPPPEEETHSQPVSPHSLHHLHAAYRVGMLALEMLGRRAHNDHPNNFSRSPPYTDDVKWLLGLAAKLGVNYVHQFCVGAAKGVLSPFVLQEIVMETLQRLSPAHAHNHLRAPAFHQLVQRCQQAYMQYIHHRLIHLTPADYDDFVNAIRSARSAFCLTPMGMMQFNDILQNLKRSKQTKELWQRVSLEMATFSP; translated from the exons ATGGAGCTGATGTTTGCGGAGTGGGAGGACGGAGAGCGCTTCTCATTCGAGGATTCGGACCGTTTTGAGGAGGATTCGCTCTGTTCCTTCATCTCCGAGGCCGAGAGCCTCTGCCAGAACTGGCGGGGATGGCGCAAACAGTCAGCGGGGCCCAATTCCCCCACTGGCGGCGGTGGCGGAGGTGGCAGTGGCGGTACCAGAATGCGAG ATGGACTGGTGATTCCATTGGTGGAGCTGTCAGCAAAGCAGGTGGCATTTCACATCCCATTTGAAGTGGTGGAGAAAGTTTACCCACCGGTGCCTGAGCAGCTACAGCTCCGAATTGCTTTTTGGAGCTTCCCTGAGAATGAAGAGGACATTCG GCTGTATTCATGCCTGGCCAATGGCAGTGCAGATGAGTTTCAGCGAGGGGATCAGCTCTTCCGCATGAGGGCTGTGAAGGACCCACTGCAGATAG GGTTCCACCTGAGTGCTACAGTGGTGCCACCTCAGATGGTCCCTCCCAAAGGGGCCTACAACGTGGCTGTGATGTTTGACCGCTGCCGGGTCACTTCCTGCAGCTGTACCTGTGGGGCTGGGGCCAAATGGTGCACCCACGTCGTGGCACTCTGTCTCTTCCGCATCCACAAC GCTTCTGCAGTCTGCCTGCGAGCCCCAGTCTCAGAGTCCCTGTCCCGGCTACAGAGGGACCAGCTGCAGAAGTTTGCTCAGTACCTCATCAGTGAGCTCCCTCAGCAG ATCCTCCCCACAGCTCAGCGTCTCCTGGACGAACTCCTGTCTTCCCAGTCAACAGCCATCAATACAGTGTGTGGAGCTCCGG ACCCCACAGCAGGGCCCTCAGCATCGGACCAGAGTACTTGGTATCTAGATGAATCGACACTCACTGACAACATCAAGAAGACACTGCACAAGTTCTGTGGCCCCTCCCCTGTGGTCTTCAG TGATGTGAACTCCATGTATCTGTCTTCCACGGAGCCGCCAGCCGCTGCTGAATGGGCATGTCTGCTGCGCCCTCTGAGAGGCCGTGAGCCGGAGGGCGTCTGGAACCTGCTAAGCATCGTGCGGGAGATGTTCAAGCGGAGGGACAGCAATGCTGCCCCCTTGTTGGAAATCCTCACTGACCAGTGCCTCACCTATGAGCAG ATAACAGGTTGGTGGTATAGCGTACGTACCTCAGCCTCACACAGCAGTGCCAGTGGGCACACGGGCCGTAGCAACGGGCAGTCAGAGGTGGCAGCCCATGCCTGTGCCAGCATGTGTGACGAGATGGTCACACTGTGGAGGCTGGCCGTGCTGGACCCTGCACTCAGCCCCCAGCG GCGCCGGGAACTGTGTACGCAGCTGCGGCAGTGGCAACTGAAGGTGATTGAGAACGTCAAGCGGGGCCAACACAAGAAGACGCTGGAGCGGCTCTTCCCTGGCTTCCGGCCAGCGGTGGAGGCCTGCTACTTCAACTGGGAAGAGGCCTACCCACTTCCCGGTGTCACCTACAGCGGCACTGACAGGAAGctggcactgtgctgggcccGGGCCCTGCCCTCTCGGCCAGGTGCCTCCCGCTCTGGGGGCCTGGAGGAATCCCGGGACCGGCCCCGACCCCTTCCTGCTGAACCAGCTGTGCGGCCCAAGGAGCCTGGGACCAAGCGAAAGGGCTTGGGTGAGGGGGTCCCCTCATCACAGCGGGGTCCCCGCCGCCTCTCAGCTGAAGGGGGAGATAAAGCTCTGCATAAGATGGGTCCAGGTGGGGGCAAAGCCAAGGCACTGGGTGGGGCTGGCAGTGGGAGCAAGGGCTCAGCAGGTGGCGGGAGCAAGCGACGGCTGAGCAGTGAAGACAGCTCCCTGGAGCCTGACCTGGCCGAGAtgagcctggatgacagcagCCTGGCCCTGGGCGCAGAGGCCAGCACCTTCGGGGGATTCCCTGAGAGCCCTCCACCCTGTCCTCTCCACGGTGGCTCCCGAGGCCCTTCCGCTTTCCTTCCTGAGCCCCCAGATACTTATGAAGAAGATGGTGGTGTGTACTTCTCAGAAGGGCCTGAGCCTCCCACAGCCTCTGCCGGTCCCCCTGGCCTACTGCCTGGGGATGTCTGTACCCGGGACGACGTCCCTTCTACAGATGAGAGTGGCAGTGGGCTTCCCAAAACCAAAGAGGCAGCCCCTGCAGTTGGAGAGGAGGATGACGACTACCAGGCGTACTATCTGAATGCCCAGGATGGGGCTGGGGGCGAGGAAGAGAAGGCCGAGGGCGGGGCTGGGGAGGAGCACGATCTGTTTGCTGGGCTGAAGCCGCTGGAACAGGAGAGCCGCATGGAG GTACTGTTTGCCTGTGCTGAGGCCCTGCATGCACATGGCTACAGCAATGAGGCCTCCCGTCTCACCGTGGAGCTTGCCCAGGATCTGCTAGCCAACCCACCCGACCTCAAG gGCAAGAAGAACAAGGTATCCACGAGCCGTCAGACCTGGGTGGCTACCAACACCCTGAGCAAGGCAGCTTTCCTGTTGACAGTGCTAAGTGAGCGTCCAGAGCACCACAACCTGGCCTTCCGAGTTGGCATGTTTGCCTTGGAGCTGCAGAGGCCTCCAGCTTCTACCAAGGCCTTGGAG GTGAAGCTGGCAtaccaggagtctgaggtggctGCCTTGCTCAAGAAGATCCCTCTGGGTCCGAGCGAGATGAGTACCATGCGGTGCCGGGCAGAGGAGCTTCGGGAGGGGACGCTCTGTGACTATCGGCCTGTGTTGCCTCTCATGTTGGCCAGTTTCATCTTTGACGTTCTCTGTGCTCCAG TGGTTTCTCCCACAGGTTCCCGGCCCCCAAGTCGCAACTGGAACAGTGAGACACCTGGGGatgaggagctgggatttgaagcaGCAGTTGCTGCCTTGG GCATGAAGACAACAGTAAGCGAGGCAGAACATCCCCTCTTATGTGAAGGTACACGTCGGGAGAAGGGTGACCTGGCATTAGCACTAATGATCACTTACAAGGACGACCAGGCCAAGCTTAAGAAG ATCTTAGACAAACTCTTGGACCGAGAGAGCCAGACACATAAGCCACAGACGCTGAGTTCTTTCTACTCATCTAGCCGCCCAACCACAGCCAGCCAGAGGTCTCCTTCAAAGCACGGGGGCCCATCTGCCCCAGGGGCCCTGCAACCACTGACCTCAGGCTCTGCAGGGCCTGCTCAACCAGGGAGTGTGGCAGGGGCTGGGCCAGGCCCCACTGAGGGCTTCACAGAGAAGAATGTGCCTG AGAGTTCCCCACATTCCCCCTGTGAGGGTCTTCCATCTGAGGCAGCTTTGACCCCCAGGCCAGAAGGGAAGGTTCCTAGCCGGTTGGCACTTGGCAGTCGTGGAGGCTATAATGGACGGGGATGGGGGTCTCCAGGACGGCCTAAGAAGAAGCACACAG GCATGGCCAGCATTGACAGCAGTGCCCCTGAAACAACATCGGATAGCTCCCCGACCTTAAGCCGGAGACCACTTCGAGGGGGCTGGgcccccacctcctggggtcgAGGTCAGGACAGTGACAGCATTAGCAGCTCTTCTTCGGACTCCCTGGGCTCCTCATCCTCCAGTGGAAGTCGCCGGGCCAGTGCCAGTGGAGGAGCCCGGGCAAAGACTGTTGAAGTTGGCAG GTACAAGGGCCGCCGCCCCGAGAGTCATGCCCCCCATGTACCCAATCAGCCATCAGAGGCAGCTGCACACTTCTACTTCGAGCTGGCGAAGACAGTGCTGATCAAGGCAGGGGGCAACAGCAGCACTTCCATTTTCACACATCCATCTTCCTCAGGGGGCCACCAGGGTCCTCACCGCAACCTGCACCTTTGCGCCTTCGAGATTGGGCTTTATGCCCTTGGCCTGCACAACTTTGTTTCTCCCAACTGGCTCTCACGTACTTATTCTTCTCACGTTTCCTGGATTACAG GCCAGGCCATGGAGATAGGCAGCGCAGCCCTGACTATACTGGTAGAATGCTGGGATGGGCACCTGACACCCCCTGAGGTTGCATCCCTGGCTGACAGGGCATCACGGGCAAGAGACTCCAATATGGTGAGGGCAGCAGCAGAGCTGGCCCTGAGCTGCCTGCCTCATGCCCATGCATTGAACCCTAATGAGATCCAGCGGGCCCTGGTGCAGTGCAAGGAACAG GACAACCTGATGTTGGAGAAGGCCTGCATGGCAGTGGAAGAGGCAGCTAAGGGTGGGGGAGTGTACCCTGAAGTGTTGTTTGAGGTTGCTCACCAGTGGTTCTGGCTATATGAGCAAACTGCAGGTGGCTCATCCACAGCCCGTGAAGGGGCTACAAGCTGTAGTGCCAGTGGGATCAGGGCAGCTGGGGAGGCTGGGCGGGGTATGCCTGAGGGTAGAGGGGGCCCAGGGACTGAGCCGGTTACAGTGGCGGCGGCAGCAGTGACAGCAGCAGCCACAGTGGTGCCCGTCATCTCGGTGGGGTCTAGTTTGTACCCGGGTCCAGGACTGGGGCATGGCCACTCCCCTGGCCTGCACCCCTACACTGCTCTACAGCCCCACTTGCCCTGTAGCCCTCAGTACCTCACTCACCCAGCTCACCCTGCCCACCCCATGCCTCACATGCCCCGGCCTGCCGTCTTCCCTGTGCCCAGCTCTGCATACCCACAG GGTGTGCATCCTGCATTCCTGGGGGCTCAGTACCCTTATTCAGTGACTCCTCCCTCACTTGCTGCCACTGCTGTGTCTTTCCCCGTCCCTTCCATGGCACCCATCACAGTACATCCCTACCACACAGAGCCAGGGCTTCCACTGCCCACCAGTGTGGCCT TGAGCAGTGTCCATCCAGCATCCACATTTCCAGCCATCCAGGGTGCCTCACTGCCTGCCCTGACCACACAGCCCAGCCCTCTGGTGAGCGGAGGTTTTCCACCACCCGAGGAGGAGACGCACAGTCAGCCAGTCAGTCCCCACAGCCTGCACCACCTGCATGCTGCCTACCGTGTCG GAATGCTGGCACTGGAGATGCTGGGTCGCCGGGCACACAACGATCACCCCAACAACTTCTCCCGCTCCCCCCCCTACACTGATGATGTCAAATGGTTGCTGGGGCTGGCAGCAAAGCTGG gaGTGAACTACGTGCACCAGTTCTGTGTGGGGGCAGCCAAGGGGGTGCTGAGCCCGTTTGTGCTGCAGGAGATCGTCATGGAGACGCTGCAGCGGCTGAGTCCCGCTCATGCCCACAACCACCTGCGTGCCCCGGCCTTCCACCAACTGGTGCAGCGCTGCCAGCAGGCATACATGCAG TACATCCACCACCGCTTGATTCACCTGACTCCTGCGGACTACGACGACTTTGTGAATGCGATCCGGAGCGCCCGCAGCGCCTTCTGCCTGACGCCCATGGGCATGATGCAGTTCAACGACATCCTACAGAACCTCAAGCGCAGCAAACAGACCAAGGAGCTGTGGCAGCGGGTCTCACTCgagatggccaccttctccccCTGA